One Dictyoglomus turgidum DSM 6724 DNA window includes the following coding sequences:
- a CDS encoding nucleoside kinase yields MINIEFRGAIRTEIEKPKSLIEVLNAYSEIVDKLLNPGEIPVAVKVDGNIETLNYIVEDDTKLDIIGSRSNIGRRILERSYIFLLNFAVSLVMPDQRVLVEHSYHKSLYGRFRNYAPKAEDIERIKERMMEIVEQNIPIQKKLVSKEEALKIFEERNEEDKIRLIKYIPFKEIPLYYIDDHYEYSFLPLVPSTSFLKTFDLKLYQPGFILILPDDKDIQKLSEFREIVKLFQAFYEYKNWLEILGLVDVSSLNEAIEKGEISEVIKVAEALHEKKIAQIADEICSKLPDLKLVLIAGPSSAGKTTFSKRLQIQLKVNGLKPIVIEMDDYFLPPERISRDEFGNYDFDNPNAVDIALLNEHLNTIMNGGEVELPKYNFQKKRREKSGRFVKLEDRSIIVMEGIHALNPDMTNLVPGYMKYHVFVSALTHLNIDNQNRVPTTDSRLIRRMVRDSIFRGYGVIDSIRQWPSVRRAEDLYIFPTQERADVMFNSALVYEFPILKTFAEPMLKAIPPYYPEYPEAKRILDILSHFLPLSPTEVPMTSILREFIGGSSFTY; encoded by the coding sequence ATGATAAATATTGAGTTTAGAGGTGCCATAAGAACAGAAATAGAAAAACCAAAGTCTCTGATAGAAGTATTAAATGCCTATTCTGAAATTGTGGATAAACTTTTAAATCCCGGGGAAATTCCTGTGGCAGTAAAAGTAGATGGGAATATTGAAACTTTAAATTATATAGTGGAGGACGATACAAAACTTGATATTATTGGAAGTAGGTCTAATATTGGAAGGAGAATATTGGAAAGGAGTTATATATTTCTTCTTAACTTTGCTGTTTCTCTTGTGATGCCAGATCAGAGAGTTTTAGTAGAGCACTCCTATCACAAAAGTCTATATGGTAGATTTAGAAATTATGCACCAAAGGCGGAAGATATAGAGAGAATAAAGGAAAGAATGATGGAAATTGTGGAGCAGAATATACCTATACAGAAGAAGTTGGTAAGTAAAGAGGAAGCATTAAAGATATTTGAAGAAAGAAATGAAGAGGATAAAATTAGATTAATTAAATACATACCTTTTAAGGAGATTCCTCTCTATTATATTGATGATCACTATGAATATTCCTTTTTGCCTCTTGTTCCCTCAACCTCCTTTTTAAAAACCTTTGACTTAAAACTTTATCAACCAGGTTTTATATTAATCCTTCCTGATGATAAAGATATTCAGAAATTAAGTGAGTTTAGAGAGATAGTAAAACTCTTTCAAGCCTTTTATGAATATAAAAACTGGCTTGAGATCTTAGGACTCGTAGATGTATCTTCTCTTAATGAGGCTATTGAAAAGGGTGAAATCTCTGAGGTGATAAAGGTTGCAGAGGCTCTTCACGAAAAGAAAATAGCTCAAATAGCTGACGAAATCTGTTCAAAACTTCCTGATTTGAAGCTTGTATTGATTGCTGGTCCATCCTCTGCAGGTAAGACTACTTTTAGTAAGAGACTTCAGATTCAGCTTAAAGTAAATGGTTTAAAGCCTATTGTTATTGAGATGGATGACTACTTCTTACCTCCTGAGCGTATTTCCAGAGATGAGTTTGGGAATTATGACTTTGATAATCCTAATGCTGTAGATATTGCTCTTTTAAATGAACATTTAAATACTATTATGAATGGCGGAGAAGTGGAGCTTCCTAAGTATAACTTTCAAAAAAAGAGAAGAGAAAAGTCAGGAAGGTTTGTAAAACTTGAAGATAGGAGTATTATTGTTATGGAAGGGATTCATGCATTAAATCCTGATATGACTAATCTGGTTCCTGGATATATGAAATATCATGTTTTTGTGAGTGCGCTAACTCATTTAAATATAGATAATCAAAATAGGGTCCCTACCACTGATTCAAGATTAATAAGGAGAATGGTAAGAGATAGCATTTTTAGAGGCTATGGGGTTATAGATTCTATAAGGCAATGGCCCTCGGTGAGAAGGGCAGAGGATCTTTATATATTTCCAACCCAAGAGAGGGCAGATGTTATGTTTAATTCCGCTTTAGTTTACGAGTTTCCTATTCTTAAGACCTTTGCGGAACCAATGCTGAAAGCAATTCCCCCATATTATCCTGAATATCCTGAAGCAAAAAGGATTCTTGATATTCTTTCCCACTTTTTACCTTTGTCTCCCACTGAGGTTCCTATGACTTCCATACTGAGGGAATTTATAGGAGGAAGTTCTTTTACTTATTAA
- a CDS encoding DUF6941 family protein → MKKLLILLISLIVILSLSYAKSSELKLIGIAIAENIGEDEYGLTTIDGLFSIIHFEDLPATDTFPVYSRWMGYGKHHIEISIVTPTKDKVLASTEDNFELKNNNEVIYSFGYLKDVAFEDSGVYWIQARANGKVIKEIPVFILKGEEDLNPEDFDANPIPIFSLPCIEVYENDHGLTSLSGVFEYYTTSELPFEDTFIIANGFLSGEGNFTQRFEILSPSGKLIYSSEPQEFETNIGSIVTVTDNVEKLKFEEEGDYIVKVYLNDKEVLSHVIKVVLEK, encoded by the coding sequence ATGAAAAAACTCTTAATTCTCCTAATTTCTCTAATTGTAATACTTAGCCTTTCTTATGCCAAAAGTTCAGAACTCAAACTAATAGGAATAGCAATAGCAGAAAACATTGGGGAAGATGAGTATGGATTAACTACTATTGACGGATTATTTAGCATAATACACTTTGAGGATCTTCCTGCCACTGACACTTTCCCTGTATATTCAAGATGGATGGGATATGGAAAACATCATATTGAAATAAGTATAGTAACACCCACAAAAGACAAAGTTTTGGCATCTACTGAAGACAATTTTGAACTTAAAAATAACAATGAAGTAATATATTCCTTTGGATATCTAAAAGATGTAGCTTTTGAAGATTCTGGTGTTTACTGGATACAAGCAAGGGCGAACGGAAAGGTTATAAAAGAAATACCAGTTTTCATCTTAAAAGGAGAGGAAGATTTAAATCCTGAGGATTTTGATGCAAATCCTATTCCTATTTTTTCACTACCTTGTATAGAAGTTTATGAAAATGATCATGGGCTAACCTCTCTTTCTGGAGTTTTTGAGTACTACACTACTTCTGAACTTCCTTTTGAGGATACTTTTATCATCGCCAACGGATTTTTATCAGGTGAGGGTAATTTTACTCAAAGATTTGAGATCCTTTCTCCAAGTGGCAAATTAATATACTCCTCAGAGCCTCAAGAGTTTGAAACCAACATAGGCTCCATAGTTACAGTAACAGATAATGTGGAAAAATTAAAATTTGAAGAAGAAGGAGATTATATAGTAAAAGTTTATCTTAATGATAAAGAAGTTTTGTCCCACGTCATAAAAGTTGTTTTAGAAAAATAA